Proteins co-encoded in one Micropterus dolomieu isolate WLL.071019.BEF.003 ecotype Adirondacks linkage group LG19, ASM2129224v1, whole genome shotgun sequence genomic window:
- the tomm5 gene encoding mitochondrial import receptor subunit TOM5 homolog translates to MFKLEGLGPKMDPEEMKKKMRQDVISSLRNFLIYVALLRATPYVLKKLDSI, encoded by the exons ATGTTCAAACTGGAAGGACTCGGGCCTAAAATGGACCCAGAGGAGATGAAGAAGAAAATGCGACAGGACGTCATCTCGTCTTTACGAAACTTTCTTATTTACGTCGCCCTTCTCAGAGCCA CTCCATATGTGTTAAAGAAGCTGGACAGCATATGA